CATTTTTTCCCCAGTATATCATACAGTTGTCTATACACACATCAATCATCTCAGAAGGTAAGCCAAGGCTATGAACCAGGTTCTGAATCTCATAATAAGATTCAGCACACAGATTATCTTCAGGCAAATACTCTTTAAACAACTGAGCCCATGCATCCATACAAACTTCAGGTAAGGTATGATCAGTTTTGATATTCATCTTCCTAGCTGCCAATGATAATTTAGAAAGACCTTCTCTACAACCTTCATAAATTGGCTCATTAGCTGCTGCTAGCATTTCATAATTTTTTTTTGCATCCAAGTTATGCCCCTCTACATTTTCTACCTCCTCTATTACTGATATTGTTTTACGAAATGCATCTGTAATCATATCATGCATCCTATTATGATCTACCATATGATCCCCTTGAAGGTTACAACTTTCAGAAGGCAAATGTGGTTCATCTCTGTTATGAACATTTTCAACCTGATTACTACTACTAGCTTCATTCCTATTATCACCTTCTCCGTGGTTAAACTAGATATGGTAATGTGGAGTAAATTCTATATTTACTATATGTTTCCAAACCGTTTCACTAGCAGCAAACTTGGTATTGTTGCTTTTACGACAGGGACAAAACATTTTAATCGTTTCCAGTGTGAGAGACGTCTGTCCGGTCTGGTACATGAATATCTCTGTTCCATTGAGAAATTCTTCTGTTACTCTTTCCCTTGAATCTTTATGCGCATACATCCAACTCCGAAGCTCATAGATATTTCTAGACATTTTTTTTTAACTCTTTTTCATTTTTTTTTGTGCATCTTAAGAATGAGGGAGAAGATCATATTTATAGGGAAATTTTGATTTTGGTAGGTAACAATGTTACAACGAATTTACGTTTGATAATAACTTAACCACCAATGTGCAACTACGTTTCTCGTAAATTGGTAGTTAATCAGATAGTAGATTTTCGATGTAATTTAGTCGTAAATTTACGACTGCCTTACGACTACCTGAAATTGTAGTCGTAAATGCGAAGTTAATTTATGACCAATTTACGACTAACCCGATTAGTAGCAAAATTACGTCTAAGTTACGACGAACTTTACCATAGTCGTAACTTAGACGTAAAGTCGAAGTTAATTTACGACTACACATATGTAGTCGTAAATGGTAATCGTTACTCTCACGTTCTCTTGTAGTCACTTGACTCTCCTGAAGTTTTCGGCCGATCAGGTTACACTAGGTAGACTTAACTCCACCTAACTTGAACCTAATATTGACTGAACTTTCCTCTTTTTATGGGCATTATATCAGGGAAACGAGACCTACACTCAGGACTTCTTATTCTTTTCATCCATCTTGATGATCCTGAGTGGCTAGCTCATTTTTAGCTAGTTCCAACCTTGCACCTAAGCCTTTATTCCACCTTCATGCATTCTGTTTTCAGTTTCATATGTGCAGATATGTGCAAAAAGATTGGAGAGGAAAGGATCAACCCAACCCCTTACTCGTTATCGTTGCAAGGGTTCGAACAAGGAGAACAATCGGTTTAAGCAGTCGGAACAACTGCTCCAGAACAGTCAGTAAGGAAAAAGGGAGAACTAGCAGAGTCGCCATCACAAATCATTCCATGCATCATCTCCTTCTCCGTCACACCATCATCTTGATCTCATCTTTTGTATTCAAAGAAAAAAAAATTTGTTGTGTATTCTTTTATATGAGATCACTGATGGAGAAGGAGGGGTAAAACGAACAGACGTCAACAGCTGGTTGGACGTCAACAGTCTTGAGCTAATTCAGTCGGAGCTAGACAAGGAAGAGTTTATGCTTGACTGAGATTCTGAATGAGAGCTCACTTTCCGATACAAAGAGAACTACAGGGCGATAAGGACAAAGAGAGTTGGTACCAATAATAGGGAGCAGGGGAACAGACGGAGCGATAGCTCCAGAAGTCAACAAAACGAGTGAGGGGTTGTGGACGTCAATGGATCCATCCTCCCTTGCTATTTTGCGCGATATCCTGCATCCACTACAAAATTGGTAGCCCCTAAACACTCTTAGCTTCACATAAATTAGCCTGTTCACACCTAGCCCGTCTACCATGAATGATGCATGTGATAAGAGGATCACGCCACTTTTAAATGAACATAGGGAGTTCTGTCTCGATAGTGTGTTTTTTCAGGTTTGAGATGTAGAGTATGGAGCCAATCTTCGAACAACGATCAGTGAGGTTCTAGTAAAAGTGTGTGGTTTTAGTTGCCTGCTTGTATGGTTCAGAAATTCGTGGTTAAGGTATGGTTATTGAGAAATAGGAGAGTTCCCACACTTTCAAACCTTTTCCATGTTCTTGATACTTGCCTTGTTCGAGGACTAACAAGGATCTAAGTCTGGGGGAATTGATATATGGTGTTTTTGGCACCATTGTGTATATGCTTTCTAACCGGTTTTCAATGTTTTATCGAGTTAGTCAAGTACTTTTAAAGTCATTTCAGGTCTGGAGTAGACTAAAGAGCTAAAGGAAGAAGTGCGAAGAAAGGAACAAGAATTGGAGATTTTTCCCGAAGAACAACCGAGCGGAGCAGTCTGACGATTGATCCCACTAGAAGAAGCCAGACGATTGTTCCCGACATTTATGGAAGTTTTCATATCTTTCAAAGATTTATCCTAATCTCCTATTCCTTACTCAGAAGTCTAGGACGCCTCCATATAAAAGCCGCCTCTATCTTTATTTTATTTTGGACACTAGTTTTTGCAAGAACTCTAGATTGTATTTGGCGATTTTGCAACTTGTAAGGGAGAAGGCTCCATCTCTCATCTAGAGAAGATTATCCTGAACTCTTTGTTTTCTACTCTATTTTATATGCAGTATTATTCAGAAATCATGTCTGTGTCATCTTGCATAATGATCGAGTAGTCGGCCAAGCTTGCTTAGGGTGTGTTTGATCACATGAGCTAAACATAGATAAGCGATCTCATTAGTGTCTTCATTCATATAGCTCTTACTGCTTGCATTAACTTGATCACCTAATGTTCGAACCTAAGTTAATCAACTCACTAACCGTGTAGAAGACAGTTGGATTAATTATGAATGAGCTTATTGGATTAATTATGAATGAGCTTAGTATCCCTAATCAGCGAAAGTAGATATTAGGGTGTTAAGTGAACTGATCGGACCTGATCTCTAAGGCTTGCTATCGTATCTTGTTCCAAGCGAGAGCTTAGGTATCAAGATCAATCTGCAGAGGGAACAACGCCACGACAGTGGGTTGTTCTGGCATGAGTGATCCGAGTTCTAGATTGCATCTCATCGCGCTTGAATAATTGTTTGGCTCAGTATCATCACCCGATGAATTATCCTAGGCTAGCTTCTTGTTTAAAATTGATTACAACATTTCATTACTTATTTCCTACGTCACTATTGAAATCAAAACCATCTATTGTTCTTAGCTTAATATCAAACTCATAAAAGTAAAGTGTCAACTGGTCTTTTAGATTGAATCTCAAATATTACAATTACCAATGTTAAACTTGACAGTAGCAAGGATTCATTTTTATTATCAAAACGCAATGACCCTACATAGGCTAATGGGCATGAAAAATTCTTTGGACTTGAGCTCTCTAATACTCTCACGCAAACTTGGCTTCGGGTAAAATCAAGGGTCCGAGTTTGGACGCAAACTAAGATGGCTGTGACAGGAAAATGAATAATCGAAGGTAGTTTGATGTAGGAAAGCTATTTATTATACATGGAGAAGAAACTTGGTGTTAGATCTATTCAGGTCTATACATGGAGAGTATCGCATGTCTCACTTACAGGTATTCCCTTGATATTTGAAGAATCTAAACATTTTCACTCAGAGGTATTTGTGGCGTATTTGTTTCACTAAGAACCAAGGTTCCTCTTACCTTTCTAATTCTGCTAACATGTCTCATGAAGAAAGAAGAAGAACTCTTATTTCCAGATCTACCAAACGGTCCTGTTTATTCTCTACTTCATATCCATTAGCCATTATCAACTTCTTCATCTGGCATTTTACCAAATACTTAGTCTGTAACCACTAACACTCCCAAGCTCAAATAAAATGAATCTTTTGCCAAAGTCCAACACTGATTGTACTTCAGAAAACAAACCCCATCAATCGAGCTTAGTTTCTGCAGATAGCTTTGAAGCACATTTCTCAACCACAATCTTAGACACAGCAACAAAAACCAGTCGCACAATCCGATTAAACTCTTGCTTCATGAGTTCAAAGCTAGTATTCAAATGTTACTCCTGTGTGTTTAAACCGGTATTGTTAAACTCTGTGCTTTCTCTTGGAATCTTCTCAAAACAACAACCTCTGATGTTGAGGCTTGTTAGAGCTTGTTTGCAAGCATAGGCAGTGAGCCCCTCATAATCCCATGAAGAAAAATACTCATCTTTTGGCTTTGCTTCTCCTGTCCGGATTCTTGTCTTAGCACCTCCTTTTGCAAGTAGAGATTCCTCAGTCTCCTGCCTTGGCTGAGTTTCCTGCACCGTCATGGCTTCCACAATCTCTAACTGTCACATGATGATTTTATGCGCAAACAAGAGATACAAATCCAAGATCTGCTTCTTGGTGCTCTGATACCATGTTACAGATTCAAAACAAGATAAGAGTTGTGTTCTTATTGACACATAAACGAAAGAAAATACATACCTCACTAGAGCTTTACTGACATGCAAAATAAAGAAAAGAAGAAAGCTTTAGCTTTTGTCACAAAGATAAAGAAGGTTTTGATTCATTCATAAATGAGAAAGAGAGAGGTACTCGTGCTGTAGTGCAGCCAAAGTTTCCAAACACAATTGACTTGCACGTATTTAAATTAATTTTATCTTAGCTAAAACCCCTAGATAAATAGGCTAATGGGCCTGAATAATTTACAAAGTTTGACCTCTCTAATGTCAGAACATATAAAATATTGTGTTCACTACTTTTAGAATATTTTGAATCAATTATTTAGCTAATCATCATATATATATATGAAAAACAAGAGTATTACATATGTTGAAATCACTCATTAACTTCTTTTCTTGGTCAAATAGTCTTTTGTTACTTGCGCTTTCGCAGTAACACTCAGGAGATAGTAGAGAAATTCAAGTCCTACAACAAAAATGGTGACTCAGCCAGAGATGCTACTCTCTTTGTTTCATATTAGTTGATGTTTTAAGATTGTATTTTTGTTTCATTCTATTTTTTTAAAGATTTCTATGCAAAACCTTAATGTTGTTTGGTATATTTAACCAATCATATTCTATTGAATTATTTTTTATTTGTTAGATTGACTTTAACTAATGCAAAATGAACTAAAATTAATAATTTCATAAAACGTGTGCAAAAACCTTAAAACATCAACTAATTTTATTTATTTTTTAAAAACATCAACTAATTTGAAACAGAGGGAATAATGAAAAACATAATCATACGAAGGATACAAAGTCTGAACACTCAAACTTATTACTGAACTTCAATTTTATTTGTTTTGGTGGTTGGGATTAAGCCTGTGGCTGATACGAGAAGCCATTTACCGAAAGACCTCCATCAACGCAAATGGTCTGACCCGTTATGTAAGAAGCTGCAGGCATACAAAGAAATGCCACCACCGATGCTACCTCCTCTGGTTTTCCTATGCGCCCCAAGGGATTTGTTGATTCTACCACTTCCTTAAATTCATCATCAAACGCCTACAAATCATCATCCAATGCGCAAGAAATCAAAATATCATCAAACTAAAATGAGCATATCTTCAAAAAATAATTGTATCTCACATTATCAACCAGTGGAGTGGCAATGAATGTAGGAGCTACAGAATTAGCCCTTATGCTGTCGCTCGCCCACTCGCATGCCAAATTCCTTGCTAGCTGATTCATTGCCCCTATGTACACACATATTAATGTGTTATAAAACCTTGTTTGTTTACCGTATTGACATTCATATTTTGTGTAGCAGAACACATTCTTTGCCTTTTTGAGCGGTGGATTTTATATTAACGTAATTGGTTTATGATGTGAACATGAACGAACAAGTTAATTTTCAAAACAATATAGGTCTAAGTCTGATCTCATTCCTACTGGAACAAATATCATAGAACATGATTGGCATAGAAATATAATTGAAAAGATTCAATCCAACAAAAAGGTAATATGACACAATCCATAAAGGTCAAATTGGACTCTCTAAAAAAGAGTAAGAGCATCTACAATACAAATAAATATATAATCTCTATTAATTCGTCATTTTTTATATATAGAGTAACTTTCAATGTATCATTCTTTATTTAAAAAAAGAAATATTTAAATTGTATTTTATTATTAATGCCTTTAGTTAATAAAAAAATTAAAAATAAAATTTATTTAATTTAAATTTTATTTATTTATTCTAAATTAGATGATTTTCCATTCTCATGCACGAATAGAAAAAAATTACAAAATAATCAGATGATAACAGCTTGTAAATATTTCTTTCTTTTATTTATAAGTTTTAAGTCATTTTATAATTTATATGTATGAAAAATAAATGAAATATTGCTCATCTTAATTAAATATTTGATTTCAAGTATAATATTTTGGATCAGATCAAGTATTTATTTTGAGGTATGCATTTTCCTGAGATATAAAGATAATTATAGAATTTTTACTTTAAATGTAGTTTAAAATAAAATACAAAGTGGATTGAATTTCAAACTGAATAATAATAATAATAATAATAATATTTAGTTAGATGGATTTCTCAAATAGTACCTAATAATGTCTCAAATAAAAAAAGTTTGGATGAATTTTACCATTTGTTATAGATTTATTTAATTTATTTTATTTGAGATATCTATGTTAGATACTTGCGCGCGTTAGAGATTCTTCAAAACCAATCATACACTTGGTTGCCGAGAGCTACCCATGATTCTAAGCTATGCCATACGGCCGTCCAAGGGCCATCTATCGTTATACGGAAGCATGACATACCGAATTTCATAGTTCGGTTAATTTAGACGGCATTACCTATTTTGGAATCTCTTACTTATATTAAAAAGACAATTATTTTACTGGGCATGTTTACGAAAGATCAATACTCAAATTACCTGTAAAATGTGAATGAATTCATATGTTTATACCAAAGGTTTGTACCAGTGCGGGAGATAAACGTGTGGCCGTTGTATTTTATTGTCCAAACTATTTAAACTTATAATGTAATTTTTTGTTCCACATCCGGTTTGAACAAAAAAAATCATCTCAATATATACATTTGAAATGATAATATTTATTTTAGCTTAAAAATAATTAAAATTATATAAAGTTACGATATATATATTTTGGCTTTATCTTTAATTACTAAATATTCTATTTTTATTTGTATTTACTGTGTATATACTCCCTACAATGTTTGTATATACGTTCACCATCCGGCTAACACATATCATATTTTAGAACACTGACGATCTAGTGTGAGCTGTCGTAACAAGACTCACACACAGAGAGGGGTTTTGGACTTTTTCTGATATTTGGTTTTGGTTTCTTATTGAGTGAGTCAGTATCACAGTATCACGGTGAAAATTATTTTATTGAGCTGAGTGGTTTTTTGGTTTCACTTTTTGATTATTATATAAGGTGAAAATTTAAAAATTATTATATTTGCACCCAGTGATCCAGTTATAAACTTTATGCACCTAGTAAAAGCTACATCTACGTTCGCGACTGGTCAGTATGTACCTTTTGTGGCACTGTAGATGGAGCTGATGCCAAGTGAGACGACCCCAGAAACGGAGGATATGAACACGATGTTACCACACCCTGAAGCCTTGAGCAGAGGATGTGCAAGCTGGCTAAAATGATAC
This genomic interval from Brassica oleracea var. oleracea cultivar TO1000 chromosome C2, BOL, whole genome shotgun sequence contains the following:
- the LOC106325798 gene encoding tropinone reductase homolog At1g07440-like; protein product: MAGEGQRRRWSLQGKTALVTGGTKGIGHAIVEELAGFGVTIHTCARDDAHLNECLSKWKNKGFQVTGSVCDVSSWTEREKLMQTVYSLFDAKLSILINNAGAIRSKPTIEHTAEDFSFHISTNLESAYHFSQLAHPLLKASGCGNIVFISSVSGVVSLGISSIYSATKGAMNQLARNLACEWASDSIRANSVAPTFIATPLVDNAFDDEFKEVVESTNPLGRIGKPEEVASVVAFLCMPAASYITGQTICVDGGLSVNGFSYQPQA